Genomic segment of Physeter macrocephalus isolate SW-GA unplaced genomic scaffold, ASM283717v5 random_659, whole genome shotgun sequence:
TCCCCTCACTACACCATCTACCTGGGCTTTGGGCAGGACCTGTCAGTGGGGAGGCCCAAGGAGAAGAGCCTGGTCCTGGTGAAGGTGAGGTGGAGGGTCCCTggtgggggtggcggggagggaggcTGCACACAGCCCTCCCCCGGCCTGACTGCTCTCTCCCCACAGCTGGAGCCATGGCTGTGCCGGGCATACCTGGAGGGCGTGCAGCGCGAAGGCGCATCCTCTCTGGACAGCGGCAGCCTCAGCCTCTGCCTGTCCAGCTCCAACAGCCTCTATGATGACCTGGAGCATTTCCTGGAGCACTTCCTGATGGAGGTGGAGCAGCCTGGCTAGGCtggtcccccagcccctcccgaTCTAATAAAAAGACCCCAAGAACCAGTGCTGGTGTCCTGACCAGGGGCAGGCTTGAGATTGGGGCTTGGGAGGGGCACTGTGGATGCGAGGTTCACCCCACTTCACGGGAAGCCCGTGACCTGTGGGCCCAGGAAGggagccccctgccccccccacccacgTACGCCTCCTGTGCACACCCGTTCTCCTGACTTCACAGTAAGAAACTCAGGCCGCACTTCAGAGCCAATAAACTGCTCCAAGAGCACAGGGGCTCCTCAGGACACATGTTCCCCGCTGCCCCCCGAGGGGGCAGCACCTGGGGCCCCTCCGCCGTGAACAGGGCTCCATCTGTGCTGCGCCCAAGGCCTGTCCCTGGCCTTCGAGACCCGCCAACACTGCTCTGCCTGGGAGGTGGCGGACCTAAGTGTAAACCTGAGCAGTCACTTACAAAACACAACGAGCAGACAAGGGAACCCTGGGACCAGACGGTTACGTGTGGGAGAAGCaccgcccgcccgccccgccgcTTATCTTCACCAAAGGTCTCCCCTTTCAAGTACCGAGCCAATCAAGACATTTCTAAAGATAATCCGTTTTTGATAAATTAGAACACAATGGGAACAGTGTGTgtctataatatacatataaaagtcCAGTTTTAAACTGAGCAAGACAAGTGCACAGACCACGTGCGATCCCAGGAACCCTGAAAACGGGAGGGCGGGTGTGCCCGGAGTTTTCTGGTTCGGCCGCTCCAGCCAGAAGGGCCCCGGGCGGGCCTCAGCCCTCGGCACCCTGGGCAGGCGGCTCCTCACCAGCCTCGGCCCGCCGGTGTCTGCGCATGTGCCTGTACTTGTCCACGTAGGCCTTCACCAGGTTGCCCACCTTCACAGGGTTGATCTCCCCACTCTTGCTGTGGCagatctgggggaggggggcacagtTACCCGGACGTCCCTTCACACCCGCACGGTCAGGGACCATGGGGATGGGGCCCTGGGGACCACACTGTGAGGGACAGCAGGCAGCCTGACCTACGCATGCCTGCTCTGCCCACCTCAAGGGCTGCTGAGGGTCACACTGAGATCAGCCGGCATGTCCATCTCTCAGGGTCTCACTTCCTACCCGTGAGCTGGGTTAAACACCTCGTGTCATTTACCTCTTTAACAAAAGTCACAAGGACACAGTCGTAAGCCCCTCACAAACACCAGCATTTACAACCCCCAAGCATCAATGAGGCGTGGCTACAACTGGCCTGAAGCTACGGCCAGGATGTGGCCGAGCGACCCTGGGGCCGGAGCCCCTCTCTCTGGGCTCACGGACCCCACTCCCACCTTCTGCACGGCCTTGCGCAGAATGTCCTTGTACTCGTCCTTTGTCACCTCCCTCTTCTGGTAGAAGGGCTTGATGGCCAGCTTGACCTCCTCCACGGCCCGCTCCTGCACGTGCAGCTTCTTCATGTACTTAGAGGGGAGGACACTGGTGAGACCATCGGCCCCTGGCTTCCCACCCACCTGCCTGTGCCAGTCCCTGGAAGGAAGGGCGGGACTCACCTCCTCGTTCTTGGTCTTCTCCGAGGCTGGCCTGGGAGCAGCTGTCCTCTCCTCGGAGCTGTTGGCAGCTGCGGTGGTCACGGTGGCAGCATGACCAGCCGGCTCTGAGGCCGCAGTCAGGACGGGGAGCACTGGGGCTGGGCTCTGGGCCACCCCACAGCCCATCAGGGGCAGGCTCCCCTGCAAGAGGAACTGGACCGCAGGCTGGCTAACAGGTGCGTATGGTGGGACACTCGAAGGCAGAGCCGGGGTGGTGGGCAGGTTCGGGCTCTGTACCTGGGCGAGAGCACAGCCCGCTCAGCCTCCGCAGAGCTCGGTGCCCCAGTGCCCCTGGCAACGCGCTCCCAACCCCCACTCCCGAACCACTAAAAGCCCCGGCAGAAAGGGGCTGGTGCGTGAGGCCCTCAGCCCCAACCCGGCCCAGCTCGCGTGGCCTGAACCCAAGGCCACATCCCTCCAGTCCAGGCGCCCACCTGAGAAAGGTCAGCATCAGGAAAACCAGGCTCTGGAAGCGCATAACCAGGGGGAGGGGGCTCAGAGAAGGAAGCCTGCTGGAACGCAGCCACGGGGCCCGCGTCCTCGGTTTCCCGGGGCTTCTGCGGCCTGTGAAGCGGCGTCCCTGAGGGCCAACACAGGGGGGTGGGTGCTCTATGGCCACGCCAGAAGGCTGTTTCCTGgctggaaaattccagaaaagcATCCCAGCAGCAAGGACCACAGGTCAGGCCGTGGCCATCTCCCTGCATGACCAAGGAGGCCCATGAGCCATCCAGGGAGAAAACTCCGTGGTGGTCGCTCTGAGCCATCCTTGTACCCCGCCCCGTCACCCCGCCCCGCCCAAGCGCCTACTCACGCAGGCCTCTGTCCTCAGCCAGGGCACCGCTCTCCACCTCTTGGAGGTCCCAGGTGACTCTCTTCACCAGCGCCTTAGCCCGCAGCAGGGGGTTCTGAGAGGGACCCTCCTCCTTCCCCGCAGGCGCCCCACCCATGGCTTGGCCTCCCAAAGCGCAGGGAGCTGTGGCTGCCTCGGCCACGTCCTGCTGGAGCAAGTGCTTCTCTCGAGGGCTCTCCATCCTGGGCAGGGGCTGCGCCACATCTTCACCGTGGATCCGAGACACCTCCCTGCGGATGATGGCCACAGCCAGGCCAGCGTCGTGCTGCTGGCCAGCCGGGGGCCCAGTGGGCTTGGGCAGGAGGCCTCGCTCTGGGGAGGAGTCCGTGCTCTCCGGGGAGGGCGGGGAGCTCATGTCATCAAGCTGCATGAAGATGGCTTCGTTTGAAAAGTCTTCGAAGAGGTGCCCCGCCTCCACAGAGTCACCGTAATCCAGATCCTCGGGGGGGTACTCGGCTGGCACCTCCAAGACTGGGGGGACCTTTGTGGGGGGCTTGTCAGCCTCGGGCCCCTCCAGCAAGGCATCTGTTCCTGCCAAGGCCAGGGGCTCCCTGTCTAGCCTGGGCTCCCCCTGGGGAAGGGGTGCTGGAGAAGCCTCTTTCGGGGCCAACTTCCTCTCcggggagcgggggcggggccgtGGGCGCTTCTCGCGGGACCGAGGCCGCCGGTGCTCCCGGGGCCTGTGCTCGGGGCTGGGTGACCTGGACCTACGCCGCCTCCTCTCCCGGGAGCCTCGCCTGTCTCGGAGCCGCGCGGCACTCTCCCTGTCAGGCCACTCCCTCCTCTCCCGGGGGTGCCTGGGCCTCCGGGATCTCTCCAGGCTGCTGGGGGGCGAGCACTCCCTCCCCCGAGACCGGGACTCCGACCTccgcctcttcttcctcctgccctcGCGATGCTCGTGGGAGGAGCTGCCGGGGCTGCCGGAGCGGGAGCGGGACCTCCGCCGGCCTCGGCCCCAGgatcccctcctcctctccctgctcttgTCCTTGGCCTTCCTCCGCTTGGTGCGCTCGCGGCTGCTGGAGCGGTCGCTGGAAGACCTCCGATCCCGGGCCTTGGGCCGGTGCCTCTTGGCCTGGTCCTCGCCTGCCGGTGGCGACGCAGACCGCGAGCTCCTGTCCCCTGAGCGTGAGGAGCGGGACCCTGAGCGGGCCCTCCGATGCTCCCTGGTGCCGACCCTCGGCCTCTGGGCTTTCTTCCCGCCGCGGGAGCTGGACCTGGAGCGGGAACGGGTGGGGGACCGCAGCTCCACGACCCTGTGGGTGGTCGCGGGCAGGGCGTCCGGACTGGGTGGGGCATCCGGCTCCACCGCAGTCACACAAGTCACCGTCCGCCCCTCTGAGCCAAAGAAGGAGCTGCGGGGTGGTGGGTCCTCGTCTCCCCAGGGCTCTGGCGGGGACGGCCTCTGTGCCTGTGCCGCGAGCCCCTCCTCGCCCTGGAGCTCGGGCAGGCCGCAGGGCCCCTGGGGGGGCTCGGGCTCCTTCCTCATGCCGGTCTGCACCGTGTAGGAGGTGACGCAGCGCACGGGCGGCAGCGCTGGGGCCTTGGGGCTGTCGACGGAGATGGTGCGCGTGATCTCAGAGGGCAGAAGGCCAGAGCCCGGGTGCTCGGGGCTGCTGCTGGCCGAGCTGGAGTCTGAGCCCGTGGGGTTGAAGGGGTCATAGATCTCGCTCTTGAGCTGCTTCGTCTTCCTGACGGAGAAGAGGGGCACCGGGCTCTCTCTTCTCTGCACCTTGCTGTCCACGGGCCGGAACGTGTTACAGAAGCCGGGGCTGAGGACTCTGCCGGAATGGGCTGTGTTCCCAGGAATGTTGATCCTGAAGCTCTCGAAGGTGGAGCCGACACCCTTCCCCCGGGAGGGGCCCagcggggcagggggctgggggccgcCCCCCGAGCGCGTGCTGGGCTCCTGAGCACCCCTGCTGCTGGGCTCACCCTCTGCCCTGGCGCCACAGCCAGGCTGCCCGGGGCCCTCCCTGCCCGTCAGCCGGCTGATGCAGGAGCTGGGAATCTCGACTCTCTGCCCGCCGGCGGGGACCTCGCCCACCCGCCGGTCGTCTCTCCTGATCTTTGGTATCCTGGGGAGCTCGCAGATGTCCGTCCTCCTGGGAGCCGGTCTCGGGGCCCGTCCCAGCACCGTGCTCTCGGAAGGCGAGTTAGAGCTACCATTCGAGGTCTTCAATGCCGCAGACCTAAGAGGCGGAGGGTGCTTGCTGTCGCCGTTAAATCGGGGGCCGTCACTTTGTTTTAAGCTGGGTCTGCTCGCGCTGGACAAGGTCTGAGCCTGGCCTGACTGAGGGGTCACCGAGGAGTCCAGCCTCACAGCTGCCCCCACCACGAGCGCAGGGACCTGGGCGGGtgcgggcggggccggggccgggggagTGCCCGGGGCGGCCCTGCCCGGACGGCTGGGCGCTGAGCTCTCTGGCCCGCTTCCTGGCCAAGTCCCTCCGGGCTGCAGGCAGGCCCCAGGCCTGGCGCCTCCTGCCCCTCTGGCCGGACCAGCTGAGTTTCGCGGAAAAGAAACCGGCGCTAAAAGACAAAAGGCAAACAGCCATCAGTCCCCACCCCCGTCCTTAAAAAGCTCCAGCTTTCTCAGAACACCCTCCCGACGGGGCATGGTGCCCACCCCCGCTCGCTCTGGCTGGGCGCAGGGACGGGGTCGGAGGCTCGCCCTGCTGCTGCCCACCTGCCCTTCTGCTTCGTACACCATCTTCACGCTATTTGTGGATCAGAAGGGGCCTGAGCCCGTGAGGAACACTTGAAAACAGGGGAGCACCCCAGTCTACCACTGACCGCGCTCAGGCAGCCTACCCGGCCCTCCACGGCCAGACCCCCAGGCCCGAATCCCGCTGGGGCCCAGATCCATGGAGAGGGCTCCACATTGGTTCCTGGCGCTGTGAGAACAGATGGCGGCTGCTGACAGCAAGGAGGGCCTGTGGGCTGCCTGGAAGCTCCCCCAACAGATGTGTTATCAGAAAGCGATGGGACAGGCATCTTCAGTCCCTCAGCACCCTCACCTACCACTCGGAAGCAAACCCTAGAGCCGCTGGGTCACACCACACGACTGTCCCTGGAGGAACGCGTGTCCTAATCTCCAGGCGCGCAGAGGTGGGGACGGCGGGCCGTGCGCAGAGGCTCCTCACCTGCCCTCTTGGCGCTGAGGGAGCCGTCGCGGTGGATGACGATGTCGGCACCGTTCATCATCAGGAAGCTCTGGCCCGACAGGATGCTCCCCAGCAGGTCAGGGCCGGGGTCCGCGTCCACTTCTGGCTGGGGTGCCATGGAGGGAGTACTCCTCCTGCAGGGCAGACCCAGGGCAGGCCCAGCCGTCACGGCCCTCCTGCCCACATGCCTCCACACCCAGGCAGCAGGCAGGGGCCCCGAGGGGAGGGGTGAGACCCACCGGCAGCTCCAACTAAAGGAAgatggggttggggagtgggTGGAGTCATCTGAGGCTTTGGCCCCGGCTCCACTCACTGACAGGCAGGAGCTCGTGAGCAACGCCGACTGGTAAGAGTTGGTTAAGTCTTTCTTTTGGAGGgtcaaacagagaaaaagctTGGCTCCCTGCCCGGCCCCTCCCTGCTGTGGGCTCTGCAGCAGAGCTACGCACACAGAGGCAGCCTCTGGGGCTGTCACCTCGTCCCCGCGCCCTTGGCTTGGGACTGGCCACAGCACTTCCTCACCCAAGAGCCAGAGGACAGGCCACAGGAGAGGCCGTGGGTGCCGGCTGGCAGAGCGCCAGCCCAACATGGAGCCTGCGGTCCTTGCACGCCCGGGGCCCCACCCCGCACCACCGCCCTGGCCATCCTGTCCCCCAGGACACACCTGGAGAGCCCCATGGAGACGGGCCTGGCCACGGGCTGGTGCGACCGCAGGGCTGACCGGGACAGAATCCTCCTCTTGGCGCTCAGAGGGGAAGCAGGGCTCGCAGATGCCTCTTCACTGCTGGAGGACACAGGCCAAAGGGCACGGGGTGACCCTGCACGTCGAGGCCCAGGGAGCCACCCCCAACCTCTCAGCAGCACGTGGCACAGGCAGGGGGCTCAGCACGGCCCCCACGGCAGCCCTCGTGACTCAacactgaacccaggccccgtgCAGTGGTTTTCTGTCAGCAGTTGCCCGAGTCACTGAGCGGGGACCGGGTGGGGGGCAGGCGTGCGAATTAGATCTTTCTCCAAATCAGGGGACGAGTAGATACAGAATTCTGAGAACTCGGAAGCAGGAATTTCACAAATGCAAATTCTGAGGGTGAGCCAGGCCTCCACCAGGGGCGACATGTCCACGGGCCTAGGAAAAGAGTgagcccccccagcccccccctCTGCAGTCACCTGTCGAAGGGGTCCAGCTCATAGGGGTCTCCaaacagggagagagaggctgcCCCAATGTCTGCACGCAACAGCCCCAGAGAGGGGTCTGCAGGCTTGTACACCGAGGGGATGCAGGCTCCATGGGCTGGCCTGCGGAGGCCCAGCGTCCGCGCGATGCGGGAACGAGCCGTGGCTTCATTCTGAACccagaggacagagggagaaacactgaTCCACAGGGCTGAAATCTACAGCCTCCATTCCAACTATGGATCCGTAGCACCAAACGCTGGGCCGAGCGGCCACAACCCTGCAGCCTGAGGGTCACGTGTACTCATCACATGTGAGGACCCCGCCTGGGCCTCACCCCCACCCGGCTCACACCGGGTGCCGGCACCCCAGAGAGCAAGCGCCTTGACGGGTTGTAGCCCAGCCCCCTGCGCCCCCCGCGGTCCCAGGGGCCGCTCTGCGGGGCCCAGAACACATCTTGTCTCAGCCCCATCTTCAATCCATGCTGCAGAAACGTGCATATTTATCGGTGAATCTCTAAGTAATTATGAAAAAAGGGTCCTTCTATGACTCCCACTATCTACCTACACACAGGACTGAAGCTCGCCCAGTGTGACCCCCCCATCCGACGCTACCTTtatcttcttctctttcctcttcttcacaCGACCCTGGCGTTTCCTGGACCTTGTCCCCGAGCTCCTGCTCTTCACAGATGATCTGGACTGGGTTTTC
This window contains:
- the PHRF1 gene encoding PHD and RING finger domain-containing protein 1 isoform X1; translated protein: MHWGVGRGASAGTCGLPAPVRAELQCPAMDEDSLDELVDRSPGPDGHPRLRPAALTSDAEESSDARSGGSEDDTCSEHSDGEDDEGDLEDGSGSEDSEEDGDDVDTLAAAAATRGALEASGAFNSDDDSESCPICLNAFRDQAVGTPENCAHYFCLDCIVEWSKNANSCPVDRTIFKCICIRAQFGGKILKKIPVESARLGEDEDEDPTFCGVCGRSDREDRLLLCDGCDAGYHMECLDPPLQEVPVDEWFCPECASPGAAPAADAGPVGEEEVSLLLADVVPTTSRLQPHAGRTRAIARTRQSERVRATVNRNRISTARRIQHVPRYLVSPLLDETIEAVAAGLSTAVYQHSGPRAPARRRRKAGRRKKVSGRKKTQSRSSVKSRSSGTRSRKRQGRVKKRKEKKIKNEATARSRIARTLGLRRPAHGACIPSVYKPADPSLGLLRADIGAASLSLFGDPYELDPFDSSEEASASPASPLSAKRRILSRSALRSHQPVARPVSMGLSRRSTPSMAPQPEVDADPGPDLLGSILSGQSFLMMNGADIVIHRDGSLSAKRAAPVSFPRNSAGPARGAGGARPGACLQPGGTWPGSGPESSAPSRPGRAAPGTPPAPAPPAPAQVPALVVGAAVRLDSSVTPQSGQAQTLSSASRPSLKQSDGPRFNGDSKHPPPLRSAALKTSNGSSNSPSESTVLGRAPRPAPRRTDICELPRIPKIRRDDRRVGEVPAGGQRVEIPSSCISRLTGREGPGQPGCGARAEGEPSSRGAQEPSTRSGGGPQPPAPLGPSRGKGVGSTFESFRINIPGNTAHSGRVLSPGFCNTFRPVDSKVQRRESPVPLFSVRKTKQLKSEIYDPFNPTGSDSSSASSSPEHPGSGLLPSEITRTISVDSPKAPALPPVRCVTSYTVQTGMRKEPEPPQGPCGLPELQGEEGLAAQAQRPSPPEPWGDEDPPPRSSFFGSEGRTVTCVTAVEPDAPPSPDALPATTHRVVELRSPTRSRSRSSSRGGKKAQRPRVGTREHRRARSGSRSSRSGDRSSRSASPPAGEDQAKRHRPKARDRRSSSDRSSSRERTKRRKAKDKSRERRRGSWGRGRRRSRSRSGSPGSSSHEHREGRRKKRRRSESRSRGRECSPPSSLERSRRPRHPRERREWPDRESAARLRDRRGSRERRRRRSRSPSPEHRPREHRRPRSREKRPRPRPRSPERKLAPKEASPAPLPQGEPRLDREPLALAGTDALLEGPEADKPPTKVPPVLEVPAEYPPEDLDYGDSVEAGHLFEDFSNEAIFMQLDDMSSPPSPESTDSSPERGLLPKPTGPPAGQQHDAGLAVAIIRREVSRIHGEDVAQPLPRMESPREKHLLQQDVAEAATAPCALGGQAMGGAPAGKEEGPSQNPLLRAKALVKRVTWDLQEVESGALAEDRGLRTPLHRPQKPRETEDAGPVAAFQQASFSEPPPPGYALPEPGFPDADLSQVQSPNLPTTPALPSSVPPYAPVSQPAVQFLLQGSLPLMGCGVAQSPAPVLPVLTAASEPAGHAATVTTAAANSSEERTAAPRPASEKTKNEEYMKKLHVQERAVEEVKLAIKPFYQKREVTKDEYKDILRKAVQKICHSKSGEINPVKVGNLVKAYVDKYRHMRRHRRAEAGEEPPAQGAEG
- the PHRF1 gene encoding PHD and RING finger domain-containing protein 1 isoform X5; the protein is MHWGVGRGASAGTCGLPAPVRAELQCPAMDEDSLDELVDRSPGPDGHPRLRPAALTSDAEESSDARSGGSEDDTCSEHSDGEDDEGDLEDGSGSEDSEEDGDDVDTLAAAAATRGALEASGAFNSDDDSESCPICLNAFRDQAVGTPENCAHYFCLDCIVEWSKNANSCPVDRTIFKCICIRAQFGGKILKKIPVESARLGEDEDEDPTFCGVCGRSDREDRLLLCDGCDAGYHMECLDPPLQEVPVDEWFCPECASPGAAPAADAGPVGEEEVSLLLADVVPTTSRLQPHAGRTRAIARTRQSERVRATVNRNRISTARRIQHVPRYLVSPLLDETIEAVAAGLSTAVYQHSGPRAPARRRRKAGRRKKVSGRKKTQSRSSVKSRSSGTRSRKRQGRVKKRKEKKIKNEATARSRIARTLGLRRPAHGACIPSVYKPADPSLGLLRADIGAASLSLFGDPYELDPFDSSEEASASPASPLSAKRRILSRSALRSHQPVARPVSMGLSRRSTPSMAPQPEVDADPGPDLLGSILSGQSFLMMNGADIVIHRDGSLSAKRAAPVSFPRNSAGPARGAGGARPGACLQPGGTWPGSGPESSAPSRPGRAAPGTPPAPAPPAPAQVPALVVGAAVRLDSSVTPQSGQAQTLSSASRPSLKQSDGPRFNGDSKHPPPLRSAALKTSNGSSNSPSESTVLGRAPRPAPRRTDICELPRIPKIRRDDRRVGEVPAGGQRVEIPSSCISRLTGREGPGQPGCGARAEGEPSSRGAQEPSTRSGGGPQPPAPLGPSRGKGVGSTFESFRINIPGNTAHSGRVLSPGFCNTFRPVDSKVQRRESPVPLFSVRKTKQLKSEIYDPFNPTGSDSSSASSSPEHPGSGLLPSEITRTISVDSPKAPALPPVRCVTSYTVQTGMRKEPEPPQGPCGLPELQGEEGLAAQAQRPSPPEPWGDEDPPPRSSFFGSEGRTVTCVTAVEPDAPPSPDALPATTHRVVELRSPTRSRSRSSSRGGKKAQRPRVGTREHRRARSGSRSSRSGDRSSRSASPPAGEDQAKRHRPKARDRRSSSDRSSSRERTKRRKAKDKSRERRRGSWGRGRRRSRSRSGSPGSSSHEHREGRRKKRRRSESRSRGRECSPPSSLERSRRPRHPRERREWPDRESAARLRDRRGSRERRRRRSRSPSPEHRPREHRRPRSREKRPRPRPRSPERKLAPKEASPAPLPQGEPRLDREPLALAGTDALLEGPEADKPPTKVPPVLEVPAEYPPEDLDYGDSVEAGHLFEDFSNEAIFMQLDDMSSPPSPESTDSSPERGLLPKPTGPPAGQQHDAGLAVAIIRREVSRIHGEDVAQPLPRMESPREKHLLQQDVAEAATAPCALGGQAMGGAPAGKEEGPSQNPLLRAKALVKRVTWDLQEVESGALAEDRGLRTPLHRPQKPRETEDAGPVAAFQQASFSEPPPPGYALPEPGFPDADLSQSPNLPTTPALPSSVPPYAPVSQPAVQFLLQGSLPLMGCGVAQSPAPVLPVLTAASEPAGHAATVTTAAANSSEERTAAPRPASEKTKNEEYMKKLHVQERAVEEVKLAIKPFYQKREVTKDEYKDILRKAVQKICHSKSGEINPVKVGNLVKAYVDKYRHMRRHRRAEAGEEPPAQGAEG
- the PHRF1 gene encoding PHD and RING finger domain-containing protein 1 isoform X6, which produces MHWGVGRGASAGTCGLPAPVRAELQCPAMDEDSLDELVDRSPGPDGHPRLRPAALTSDAEESSDARSGGSEDDTCSEHSDGEDDEGDLEDGSGSEDSEEDGDDVDTLAAAAATRGALEASGAFNSDDDSESCPICLNAFRDQAVGTPENCAHYFCLDCIVEWSKNANSCPVDRTIFKCICIRAQFGGKILKKIPVESARLGEDEDEDPTFCGVCGRSDREDRLLLCDGCDAGYHMECLDPPLQEVPVDEWFCPECASPGAAPAADAGPVGEEEVSLLLADVVPTTSRLQPHAGRTRAIARTRQSERVRATVNRNRISTARRIQHVPRYLVSPLLDETIEAVAAGLSTAVYQHSGPRAPARRRRKAGRRKKVSGRKKTQSRSSVKSRSSGTRSRKRQGRVKKRKEKKIKNEATARSRIARTLGLRRPAHGACIPSVYKPADPSLGLLRADIGAASLSLFGDPYELDPFDSSEEASASPASPLSAKRRILSRSALRSHQPVARPVSMGLSRRSTPSMAPQPEVDADPGPDLLGSILSGQSFLMMNGADIVIHRDGSLSAKRAAPVSFPRNSAGPARGAGGARPGACLQPGGTWPGSGPESSAPSRPGRAAPGTPPAPAPPAPAQVPALVVGAAVRLDSSVTPQSGQAQTLSSASRPSLKQSDGPRFNGDSKHPPPLRSAALKTSNGSSNSPSESTVLGRAPRPAPRRTDICELPRIPKIRRDDRRVGEVPAGGQRVEIPSSCISRLTGREGPGQPGCGARAEGEPSSRGAQEPSTRSGGGPQPPAPLGPSRGKGVGSTFESFRINIPGNTAHSGRVLSPGFCNTFRPVDSKVQRRESPVPLFSVRKTKQLKSEIYDPFNPTGSDSSSASSSPEHPGSGLLPSEITRTISVDSPKAPALPPVRCVTSYTVQTGMRKEPEPPQGPCGLPELQGEEGLAAQAQRPSPPEPWGDEDPPPRSSFFGSEGRTVTCVTAVEPDAPPSPDALPATTHRVVELRSPTRSRSRSSSRGGKKAQRPRVGTREHRRARSGSRSSRSGDRSSRSASPPAGEDQAKRHRPKARDRRSSSDRSSSRERTKRRKAKDKSRERRRGSWGRGRRRSRSRSGSPGSSSHEHREGRRKKRRRSESRSRGRECSPPSSLERSRRPRHPRERREWPDRESAARLRDRRGSRERRRRRSRSPSPEHRPREHRRPRSREKRPRPRPRSPERKLAPKEASPAPLPQGEPRLDREPLALAGTDALLEGPEADKPPTKVPPVLEVPAEYPPEDLDYGDSVEAGHLFEDFSNEAIFMQLDDMSSPPSPESTDSSPERGLLPKPTGPPAGQQHDAGLAVAIIRREVSRIHGEDVAQPLPRMESPREKHLLQQDVAEAATAPCALGGQAMGGAPAGKEEGPSQNPLLRAKALVKRVTWDLQEVESGALAEDRGLRTPLHRPQKPRETEDAGPVAAFQQASFSEPPPPGYALPEPGFPDADLSQVQSPNLPTTPALPSSVPPYAPVSQPAVQFLLQGSLPLMGCGVAQSPAPVLPVLTAASEPAGHAATVTTAAANSSEERTAAPRPASEKTKNEEKLHVQERAVEEVKLAIKPFYQKREVTKDEYKDILRKAVQKICHSKSGEINPVKVGNLVKAYVDKYRHMRRHRRAEAGEEPPAQGAEG
- the PHRF1 gene encoding PHD and RING finger domain-containing protein 1 isoform X8: MAAERQKRTSAPRGPVLLPGRQVTWRCPVMHWGVGRGASAGTCGLPAPVRAELQCPAMDEDSLDELVDRSPGPDGHPRLRPAALTSDAEESSDARSGGSEDDTCSEHSDGEDDEGDLEDGSGSEDSEEDGDDVDTLAAAAATRGALEASGAFNSDDDSESCPICLNAFRDQAVGTPENCAHYFCLDCIVEWSKNANSCPVDRTIFKCICIRAQFGGKILKKIPVESARLGEDEDEDPTFCGVCGRSDREDRLLLCDGCDAGYHMECLDPPLQEVPVDEWFCPECASPGAAPAADAGPVGEEEVSLLLADVVPTTSRLQPHAGRTRAIARTRQSERVRATVNRNRISTARRIQHVPRYLVSPLLDETIEAVAAGLSTAVYQHSGPRAPARRRRKAGRRKKVSGRKKTQSRSSVKSRSSGTRSRKRQGRVKKRKEKKIKNEATARSRIARTLGLRRPAHGACIPSVYKPADPSLGLLRADIGAASLSLFGDPYELDPFDSSEEASASPASPLSAKRRILSRSALRSHQPVARPVSMGLSRRSTPSMAPQPEVDADPGPDLLGSILSGQSFLMMNGADIVIHRDGSLSAKRAAPVSFPRNSAGPARGAGGARPGACLQPGGTWPGSGPESSAPSRPGRAAPGTPPAPAPPAPAQVPALVVGAAVRLDSSVTPQSGQAQTLSSASRPSLKQSDGPRFNGDSKHPPPLRSAALKTSNGSSNSPSESTVLGRAPRPAPRRTDICELPRIPKIRRDDRRVGEVPAGGQRVEIPSSCISRLTGREGPGQPGCGARAEGEPSSRGAQEPSTRSGGGPQPPAPLGPSRGKGVGSTFESFRINIPGNTAHSGRVLSPGFCNTFRPVDSKVQRRESPVPLFSVRKTKQLKSEIYDPFNPTGSDSSSASSSPEHPGSGLLPSEITRTISVDSPKAPALPPVRCVTSYTVQTGMRKEPEPPQGPCGLPELQGEEGLAAQAQRPSPPEPWGDEDPPPRSSFFGSEGRTVTCVTAVEPDAPPSPDALPATTHRVVELRSPTRSRSRSSSRGGKKAQRPRVGTREHRRARSGSRSSRSGDRSSRSASPPAGEDQAKRHRPKARDRRSSSDRSSSRERTKRRKAKDKSRERRRGSWGRGRRRSRSRSGSPGSSSHEHREGRRKKRRRSESRSRGRECSPPSSLERSRRPRHPRERREWPDRESAARLRDRRGSRERRRRRSRSPSPEHRPREHRRPRSREKRPRPRPRSPERKLAPKEASPAPLPQGEPRLDREPLALAGTDALLEGPEADKPPTKVPPVLEVPAEYPPEDLDYGDSVEAGHLFEDFSNEAIFMQLDDMSSPPSPESTDSSPERGLLPKPTGPPAGQQHDAGLAVAIIRREVSRIHGEDVAQPLPRMESPREKHLLQQDVAEAATAPCALGGQAMGGAPAGKEEGPSQNPLLRAKALVKRVTWDLQEVESGALAEDRGLRRWPRPDLWSLLLGCFSGIFQPGNSLLAWP